A portion of the Roseovarius sp. SCSIO 43702 genome contains these proteins:
- a CDS encoding addiction module antitoxin, with protein MTYIDDMPAKTPATSTTLTVRISGALSDFVTENVGENGSYENISEYVRDLIRRDKERAERRSFERLKAELTRAFNAPDDDFKPLTASEVIARNRS; from the coding sequence ATGACCTATATTGATGACATGCCCGCGAAAACGCCCGCCACATCCACGACCCTCACCGTTCGCATCAGCGGCGCGCTCAGTGATTTCGTCACAGAAAACGTGGGCGAGAACGGCTCCTACGAAAACATCAGCGAATATGTCCGCGACCTGATCCGCCGTGACAAGGAACGGGCCGAGCGCCGGAGCTTCGAAAGGCTCAAGGCCGAGTTGACCCGCGCCTTCAACGCTCCGGATGATGACTTCAAGCCGCTGACGGCGTCCGAGGTGATCGCACGCAACCGGAGCTGA
- a CDS encoding type II toxin-antitoxin system RelE/ParE family toxin — protein sequence MTVRIEAAASLRLDEIYRYRRDKWGEAQADLYIAGLFEAFERIETGGTASRPVPAEFDVTGYFFRYERHFVYWKWLANGDVGVVTILHERMHRMDRFRDDFFGG from the coding sequence TTGACCGTTCGCATCGAAGCGGCAGCTTCCCTCCGCCTCGATGAAATCTATCGCTACAGGCGCGACAAGTGGGGCGAGGCGCAGGCGGACCTCTACATCGCCGGCCTGTTCGAGGCGTTCGAGCGCATTGAAACTGGCGGCACAGCATCCCGCCCGGTTCCGGCCGAGTTCGACGTGACCGGATATTTCTTCCGCTATGAACGCCACTTCGTTTATTGGAAATGGCTGGCGAATGGCGACGTCGGCGTTGTGACGATCCTGCACGAACGGATGCACCGGATGGACCGTTTTCGCGACGATTTCTTCGGCGGATAG
- the rpsA gene encoding 30S ribosomal protein S1 encodes MAENATMEEFEALLNESFEMDTPEEGSVVKGKVIAIEAGQAIIDVGYKMEGRVDLKEFANPGEQPEIEVGDEVEVYLRAAENARGEAVVSREMARREEAWDRLEKAYAEEERVDGAIFGRVKGGFTVDLGGAVAFLPGSQVDVRPVRDAGPLMGLKQPFQILKMDRRRGNIVVSRRAILEESRAEQRAEVIGNLHEGQAVDGVVKNITEYGAFVDLGGVDGLLHVTDMAWRRVNHPSEILSIGETVKVQVIKINKETHRISLGMKQLQDDPWDLVGAKYPLGSVHTGRVTNITDYGAFVELEPGVEGLVHVSEMSWTKKNVHPGKIVSTSQEVEVMVLEIDQAKRRVSLGLKQTMRNPWEVFAETHPEGTEVEGEVKNITEFGLFVGLDGDIDGMVHLSDLSWDQRGEEAIQEYRKGDVVQAVVSEVDVEKERISLSIKAVGGDKFAEAVGGVKRGSVITVEVTSIEDGGIEVEYEGMKSFIRRSDLSRDRSEQRPERFSVGDKVDVRVTNVDAKSHRLGLSIKAREIAEEKEAVEQYGSSDSGASLGDILGAALKGDDDK; translated from the coding sequence CCATCATCGATGTCGGCTACAAGATGGAAGGCCGCGTCGATCTCAAGGAATTCGCGAACCCCGGCGAGCAGCCCGAAATCGAAGTGGGCGACGAGGTCGAGGTTTACCTGCGCGCGGCCGAGAACGCCCGTGGCGAGGCCGTGGTCAGCCGCGAGATGGCCCGCCGCGAGGAAGCATGGGACCGCCTCGAGAAGGCCTATGCCGAGGAAGAGCGCGTCGACGGCGCGATCTTCGGCCGGGTCAAGGGCGGCTTCACCGTCGATCTGGGCGGCGCCGTGGCGTTCCTGCCCGGCTCCCAGGTCGATGTGCGCCCGGTGCGCGACGCGGGCCCGCTCATGGGTCTCAAGCAGCCGTTCCAGATCCTCAAGATGGACCGCCGCCGTGGCAACATCGTGGTGTCGCGCCGTGCGATCCTCGAGGAAAGCCGCGCCGAGCAGCGCGCCGAGGTCATCGGCAACCTGCATGAAGGTCAGGCCGTGGACGGCGTCGTCAAGAACATCACCGAATACGGGGCCTTCGTGGACCTCGGCGGTGTGGACGGCCTGCTGCACGTGACCGACATGGCATGGCGCCGCGTGAACCACCCCTCCGAGATCCTGTCGATCGGCGAGACGGTCAAGGTGCAGGTCATCAAGATCAACAAGGAAACCCACCGCATCAGCCTGGGCATGAAGCAGCTTCAGGACGATCCGTGGGATCTCGTCGGTGCCAAGTATCCGCTGGGTTCGGTCCATACGGGCCGCGTGACCAACATCACCGATTACGGCGCCTTCGTGGAGCTCGAGCCCGGTGTCGAGGGTCTCGTGCACGTCTCGGAAATGAGCTGGACCAAGAAGAACGTCCATCCCGGCAAGATCGTCTCCACCTCCCAGGAGGTCGAGGTCATGGTTCTCGAGATCGACCAGGCGAAACGCCGCGTGTCGCTCGGTCTCAAGCAGACCATGCGCAACCCGTGGGAAGTCTTTGCCGAGACGCATCCCGAGGGCACCGAGGTCGAGGGCGAGGTCAAGAACATCACCGAATTCGGTCTCTTCGTCGGTCTCGACGGGGATATCGACGGGATGGTCCACCTTTCCGACCTGAGCTGGGACCAGCGCGGCGAAGAGGCGATCCAGGAATACCGCAAGGGCGACGTGGTTCAGGCGGTCGTGTCGGAAGTCGATGTCGAGAAGGAGCGCATCTCGCTCTCGATCAAGGCCGTGGGCGGCGACAAGTTCGCCGAGGCCGTGGGCGGCGTGAAGCGCGGCTCGGTCATCACGGTCGAGGTGACGTCGATCGAGGATGGCGGCATCGAGGTGGAATACGAGGGCATGAAGAGCTTCATCCGCCGCTCGGATCTCAGCCGCGACCGCTCCGAACAGCGCCCCGAGCGTTTCTCGGTCGGTGACAAGGTGGATGTGCGCGTGACCAACGTGGACGCGAAATCGCACCGCCTGGGCCTGTCGATCAAGGCGCGCGAGATCGCCGAAGAGAAGGAAGCCGTGGAGCAATACGGCTCGTCCGACTCGGGTGCATCGCTGGGCGACATCCTCGGCGCGGCGCTCAAGGGCGACGACGACAAGTAA